gtaatatttccaaaaacgccgaagctataattttttacgtttttttccgatctttTCTATGAGAGCTACAAGAAGTCGAGTTCCTCCTTCTCTTGGTTCTAGTTTTCATGGAAAAGGTTCCTAAAGCGCATCAACGTGATCGTCAGCATCGTGAAAAATACAAGAAGTCGAGTTTCCCCTTGAGCTGTTTCCAGTTTTTCTGGGAAAAGTTCCTAAAACGCATCAACGTGATCGTCAGCATCGTGGAAAATACTAGAAGTCGATTTTCTTCTTCAGTTGCTTCCAGTTTCCTGGAAAAAGTTAATAAAGCGCACCATCGCACACTGGGGTGAGCGACCCCAAAAGTGACGattaattcaaaatacaaGTTTTGGAGTTACGCAATAAGGGTCATGTGTGGAGAAAGAAGATAAAATTCTGCATTAGAAAGTGAAAGAATTATGGTCCTAGGTCTTAAAGAAACCTCACAATGTGATTCCAAAGTTGAAACtttcttttttcgttttcaaaaatacaaaaaattaatatttttttttattttgagtgatgatttttacaataaaaacaagagagaacgctatagtcgggtgccccgactatcagatacccgttactcagctaaagggagtgcgaaggattatacatggagataaaaactttgatccgccgtaactttttaacgaatggtccgatttaaaaaatttacatttcgataagtattgataaacacaataaaactgcatttttacttttccaaaatattgaaattttcaatatcgtatatatgcgattgtgggcgttagagggggcgtggcacccttttgaaacaaacttgcgctgcgtaggaactcctagaatctgcatgcaaaatgtcaatcttctagcttttatagtttccgagatctcagcgttcatacagacagacagacggacagacagacggacaggcagacggacagacagacggacagacagacggacatggctagatcgactcggctagtgatcctgatcaagaatatatatggtttatagggtcggaaacgcttccttctacctgttacatacttttgcacgaatctaatatacccttttactctacgagtaacgggtataataatccaaaacaactttttgaaaatgggaataataaatttaaacccttaactatttttacatattttttaatttttttatttattaatatttttataaaacaaagtATTAAAAATGACCTTTAAAACTATACGTTTATAAAGTTTCTTCAAAcgtaaccattttttttttttgaaaaattcttgAGATATGTACCTAttagggatgtcgaaatatttaaaaatattgtatcgatgatatttttgttttaaacaaaaaatcaaaatgatatttgatatatcagaaaaaaatatcactatggacggcagtccatgtagtgacgaagcgcaccaggagagtgtgcgaaggcgactactatatatacacgaagaaatgaaaatctactgtgatggtccgatcataatgaatgatacacctatcgaaaggtattgcaaaaactaacaggattgcataccaagactctaagaaaatcaattggcttgggagagagagcggtgaaagtgaaaaagtgaaaatttcgaaatttggagctgttggggccggtggggataattgccccctcgcaatattttacttgtattccttttgaaaatacccgtcgaatgaggggtcgtttgtcaaaatccgacgctccgttcaaaagttatagccaaaataagattttcttcgtcttcccaaaatgaaaatttaattctgtttgtcagtttgtcagtttgtcagtttgtcagtttgtccaaaacatgttttttaagttttgaaaattttatatgacgttcatcacatcgatataaaaaacttttgttctaccacttttggaaaaactcgctagtttagcgggaaaacagctataaatagctaaaaatcggaaagccgtaacttctatactactaaagctacagacttgtgctgcatctcgtttgaaaggtatttttaaatgctataaacgccttctatatgcaatttgtgtaaatgtaataattaaaaaaatatgaacaaaagacaattttttaaaactttttttttagcttttttttatttttttcaaaaacggctctaacgattttctttaaaaccttaaactgtatagcccttgagattccttaaattttggtatataacacattactgtaaaaagtcacgtttaaaagttatttttatacgaaaatagccacttttgccagctcgaacaattaacgctccctgagtattgaattttgtgggagggtatccgaactgtattttagggtcatggaatcagtaaatttgcacttaagagttccatataggaatcttttgttctacgacttttggaaaaagccgctactttagcgggaaaaagctaaaaatagctaaatttcgttaggttgtaagttctacactactaaaggtacagacatgtgctatacctcgtttaaaaggtattttgaaatacttcaacgcctttttaacttaatttgttaaaatacaatagtttaaaaattatgattgaccaatttaaatttaaatgtatatattagctcctatgagagcaaatgtaaacaaacaaaaacttctgatatcaaataaaaacacctcttaacgaggtaaaaaactagtgacgaccgcaccttcaacatacaaaagttctgatatcaacatttgtgacgaaatagactttctaatattttctcattcgacacgctgcaatagaaaatgcctgtgaagggaaaaatgctggaatagtttgctagggcgggccgaatgagaaaatattagaaagtctatttaatgacgagtgtaataatttttcgtcacaaatgttgatatcagaacttttgtatgttgaaggtgcggtcgtcactagttttttacctcgttaagaggtgtttttatttgatctatatatcagatatttttgatattattgttttattattttttttttaattttaagctgcataagcaataaccactaaacattgacccacatacgatcttaaattatatttttataatatttagtttattttatttattttttattttttgataaagtaaacttaaagttaaaactaTAAGCTAACTGAGATTAAGAGCTCTAGCAGCTAAGGCCTTCAGCTCGTCTGAGGTGTTGATTTAGAtacatttctatttttattatttgaatttagatTTTGAGCTTAATTTGGGTTTTTCGAGGTGTCTATTTagacacatttttatttattatttgaaatttagatTTAGAGTTGGGTTTGAGATGATGTTGATGGGGTTGAGCGAATGAAAGGATTCTGATCTGGGTTGGGATAAGGAAGGGCAGTGGATGATGATGTGTTCGATATCAATTGGGAAGTGATGGCAGAATGGGCATGTGCTGGGAATTTtcagtttatatttattaataaattaaagaaaacaatatttacttttgctttcttttgcttttatttataatattaaaatcaagtatttcccgcgcattttttttaccgcgttttcttgaattctgaatgctatgctatgcattttcacttgccgaaaaataaattttagcggcGCTCATCTTtaacatatgtattttttcttgtcccgatgaaaagtgaaaccacttaaaattatcaaaaacaagaaaggaagctagcttcggccagccgaagcttatatacccttgcattcattcctattaattaacaaattgcaaaaatgttcaattttctaatatttctcattaattttccgatcgttcctatggcagctatatgatatagtcgtccgattttgatcaaattaaaattgaaattcggaaatatttaaaaagagtcatatcctagagtagaagataatacaataaaaaccaaagaagctagaatttatttcctattacttttccattaatttaccgatcttttaaatatttaattcgaaattcagaaatatttaaaaaataacatccccaaaagtagaaggtaatatttcaaaaaacaccgaagctagaatttttttaacgttttcttttccgatccttcctatgggagctataagatatagttgtccgatccggttggttccgacatatatactacctgcaatagaaagaagacttttgggaaagtttcatcccgatagctcaaaaactgagagactagtttgcgtagaaacagacagacggacagacggacagacggacatggctatttcgactcgtctagtgatgctgatcaagaatatatatactttatggggtcgaaaacgtctccttcactgcgttgcactgaaatcataataccctctgcaagggtataaaaatgtgaaaaaaatcgatgatatatgataattattaaaaaaaaaacaagagagaacgctatagtcgggttgttgtcccgactatctaatacccgtcactcagctaaagggagtgcgaacgctgtgtcgggttggtgtcccgactaataatcgtaactcagctaaagggagtgcgagggagatagatatataatttttgattgcgtataactttttaatgaatggtccgatttgaaaaatgtcttctacatttcgataggtataaatatacacaacaaaattgcatttatacttctcggaaatctttaaagatgtgggcgcaggaccaattttaaaatagttagtgggcgattgtgggcgttagagggggcgtggcgctcggctaaaataaacttgcgctgcgtaggaagccaaagaatatgtgtgggaaatctcaaccttctagctcttgtagtttctgagatctcagcgttcatacagacggacagacggacagacagacagacagacagacagacagacggacagacggacatggctagatcgactcggctagtgaccctgatcaagaatatatatactttatggggtcggaaacgcttccttctagctgttacatacttttgcacgaatctagtatacccttttactctacgagtaacgggtataatcacgataaaaatatttattttttcgtaaaaaatatcggtatattgatatttttatatattttcgacaTCCTTAGTACCTATATCGCCACCAAGGGGTTCCGTGCAACTCTCTGCAATAAGGTAGTTATTTCCATTCAAAGTTTCAcggtattttacaaaaaaataagttttattactATTGAATGTCATATGTTGGTAATCCGTTTCGGTCAGTTGTTTGGATCAGCTGTGTTGCTCATCTTGTTTAGTCAGCTGTTTCggtttgctgtttttggcacttttaatACAcagtttttgaaattattttgaatgcgGTATTAGCATAGGTCAACTGTCAGAGGAAGCTCAAGAAACTAGGTAAAGGACTTCAAAAAGTATAGAGAACGTTTTTCGAGGAAAATGGATAGAAGAGCAACCAGCACAATTTAAATGTGTATGTTCTTGATTAGCTTCGATCCAATAAAAAACACACCCTTTGGAAGGCAAGCAGCCGGTAGTAACAGCGAACAGAGCGATAGCGAAGGAGGGATGAAATCGGATGAAtgcttatattatttaaatcatcgaatttcatttaaaattatggtTTTCACTAATAAATTCGAagttatacataaaaatttgtttatttaataaatacaagcAATACAAggtttttaccatttttagcATATTATTTTTAGCGCATATTCACTATAAAGTCCATCAATTCTTCGTATTcttctaaataataaatacataaatacataaacgaTTCGGGTAAAATTTTAGCGctataaatgaaaattttttattcaaattttttttataaatatacccgaaatttccaaaaatgttccaaagaaaaataattctaaaaaaaaacactctaCGGAAAGtccaaatgtaattttttttactttccctgatcaaataaaaaatactaaattataACATGTTCAAATTTTTTGTCGGCTGATTTGATCGTCACTATTGGGGTCTCTCACCCCTCATCAGCTTTTCAACATTCATCATTAATctaaaatccaataaaaaatgagAACATAAACCTGTGTTGCCACCAAGCGTCCACGATAAAAATCCTTGTGAATTCCAATCCAAACCAAtctgtacaaaaaaaaaaaatttgttgttgaaagtaatttccatttaatttttcgatcgatCCTagggcagctatatgatatagtggtccgatttcttaaaaatttaattcaaaattcattaatcgAGCACCCTTGGAGGCTGACGTCGCATTGAACCAACTGGCTGAAGTTCAAAAAGTACGTAAGTTCCCACATTGAACTGACTCCTCAGCTCAACATCAAAAAGAACATCGACTGCTATGCCGATGCACTGGAGTCTGCACTCTACACCGCAACGGAGGGATGGGCGCACACACCAACACAAAACTAACTTGGAAATCGAACAGCTTGTTTTGGAGAAAAGACGTTTGAGGCGTGCTTGGCAAACCAGCAGATCGCCATCCTCGAAACAACGTCTTAAGGAAGCTGGTCGCGGACTTACCAGGGCCCTAAGGCACGAAGAAGTAGAAGCACAACGCCAGTACATTGAAAAACTTTCACCCAGCCGCACCAAGCATCCCCTGTCGAGGGCCCACCCAAATCGAAACAGTAATTCCCATAAGAGACTCTTCAGGCAACTGGGCCAGAAGCGACAAAGACAGAGCTTGTACATTTGCTTTACACCTTCGAAATGTCTTTCAGCCAAACCCTGCAACAAATTCACTCGCACTACCGTCGCCGCCAATTCGAATCGAAACTCAGACGGACCCAATTCAGTTTCAACCAAACGAAGTTGCAAAAGTCTTTAGCGAGCAATTAACACCAAAAAAGACCCCAGACGAAAACTGCGAAAATGCTAATTGAACTCCCAAACTGTGCAGTTGAGGTCATTTGTAAACTCTTTAACGGGATTACACGACTTGGCTacttcccaaaaaaaaggaaaaaatcggCAATCATAATGATCCCaaagccaggaaaagatcacacAATACCAGCTTCATACAGACCGATAAGTTTACTCTCGTCTCTGTCAAAACTGCTCGAAAAATGCCTTTTGACGCGCATAATCCCATATCTGAAAGAGCACATCAATTTGCCTTTCGAGAAAGCCATGGAATAATAGAGCAAGTCAACAGATTAACAACGGAAATACGGTCTGCATTCGAATATCGGGAATACTGCAGTGCGGTATTCCTTGATGTTGCACAGGCTTTCGATCGAGTCTGGCTTGATGGCCTTATGCACAAAATCAGAACTATTCTGCCGGAAAACACTCACATGATACTTGAATCGTACCTTTACAACAGAGAATTCGCCGTGAGATGCAACACTACAACATCAGACGATTACACTATAGAGGCTGGAGTTCCCCAAGGTAGCGCCCTTGGTCCAACTCTATTTCTCCTTTACACCGCAGATATTCCCACGAACGTCCGGCTAACTACTTCCACATTCGCAGACGATACCGCGATCATAAGTCGGTCCAAATGTCCAATTCAGGCAACAgcactacactcaaaaaattatttttttttaaatatagaaaaacaaatttttttgggctttaaaaaaaaattctatatagaggaaaaaaatttttaatcttcagaaaaaattttttattttaattaattaattataattttcagaaaaaatctttattgaacgagttttttagaaaattttttcacaaatacagaaaaatacattttttctggtACGAGGAGACATTGCtcctaatttaatttaatttagaaaaacaaagactgaacttttctaaaaatacaaaaaaattgccattaaaattatatataattatttctacataatagaaatattgtttttctaaaaacagaaaaaatatttgaaaatttttctaaatttagaaaaaaatgtgtgatttTCACTTGCGGCTGTAAGTGTGAGTTCAATcccacgtcgagacgaaaaactcacggtgtctttttgtttttttttaacattaatatttacatatttataaaaaaaatgtatttcattttttttagctcatgaataattataggggagtgtagggtaaggtgacgaacgattcgttttttgaatgtaacttttctaaaaatcaatatttttcaaaagtgtaaacgcagaaaggtgcttacatctactgagcatatccctgtaaaattcgaaattcgaaattccaatgcagctaaatcccacagcgtttggcgagaacccttctttttttgcactttcaaaagttgtagggtaatgtgacgaacgatttgttctttaatgtaacttctccaaaaatcaatattttttaaaagtgtaaaagcagaaagttacttacatttactaagcatatttctaaaaaaatttggattcgagatttcaacgtagccaaatcccacagcgtttggtgtaaaccatcctttttacaaacaaaaaaatacatttttttatatattatttacgtaaaggttattttcgatgcggaaaagaaagaagtaataagataatacccaaacttacaaaaaaaaaaatggtcaaagtgtaaattttttaaaaattaaattaaactgacgtcactattaaaaacaacaataaaactgcagcagtaaatgttatctggtattattatatcaaataaaaacacctcttaacgaggtaaaaaactagtgacgatcgcgccttcaacatacaaaagttctgatatcaacatttgtgacgaaaaattattacactcgtcattaaacagactttctaatattttctcatttttcaTACTTtccgaaatttagctatttatagctgttttcccgctaaactagcgagtttttccaaaagtggtagaacaaaagttttttatattgatgtgatgaacgtcatatcaaattttcaaaacttaaaaaacatgttttggacaaactgacaaacagaattaaattttcattttgggaagacgaagaaaatcttattttggctataacttttgaacggagcgtcggattttgacacaTGACCCCttattcgacgggtattttcaacgggaatacaactaaaacattgcgagggggcatttattcccaccggccccaacagcttcaaatttcgaaaatttcactttttcactttcaccgctctctctcccaagccaattgattttcttaaagtcttggtatgcaatcctgttagttttcgcaatacctttcgataagtgtatcattcattatgataagaccatcacagtagattttcattttttcgtgtatatatagtagtcgcctccgcacactctcctggtgcgcttcgtcactacatggactgccgtccatagtgattttttttacaaataatcaacgataacagttaaaattcttgaagtaaaaaagttcgtcacaataccctacgaaaagttcgtcacgataccctacaaggtagacttggagcaaaatcggtgtcactctcaaacggcgcaaaagaaaaaaacgcgaggtaccaaaaactgttgataaagatctcatgtatacgtgcatatatttgcctgattttattttccactcatctttgctctggcactgctgaaacgcaagtaaattgaatgggtttgctagtttgcgcaccacatttttagcgaaaattacctcacgaacaaattacgggacttcttattaatattactgtaaatacattgtcgacacgataagaggagacgactacatttatttggaatttttgtcgtgacgtcatatgtgagattcgacgagttcgtcacattaccctactcgtcaaattaccctacactcccctattatattttgataaaaatgatgtttaagtttttcaaatttgaaacatttaattactgttactattaAACCATaataaacttataaatattaatattaatcaataaatatttaaaagaaaaattaaatgaacaactAAAGGGAATAACTAACTAGGCTAggtcgactcgtctagtgatgctgatcaagaatacatatatatactttatggggtcgaaaacgtctccttcacggCGTTGCAAgcaatcataataccctctgcaaatatattaaattttcaaatttttttaacctttcGTCCAATGAAATCTATATGATCGGCATTCGCTTTTAACGTAATAAtggtattcaaaaaagaagaaatggaAAGATCAAtgtcaatatttttaatactgcACGAAATATCTTTGAAAAACACCACATTTTGTCCTATTTCAccgcattttttttatattagctACATAAAATAGACGTCTGATCGGaccgcgcttttaccctgatttATGCATAcgcataaaaaaaatgatttggaAATAATTGTTCCTATGGAGCttaggatatagacgttcgatctGCGTACACTTGATTTAGgccgactgtgaaagtttcagaacgatagcttttaaactgagctcgcaaaagGCATTgaaacaggcagacagacggacagaagggaAGGACAGAAATGGCTATATCGATTCCcttattgatcctgatcaagaatatatatactttatgatGTCGGATATGTGTACTTCACTTCGTTACAaacttttgaccaaaattataatatactctgcaagggtataacaacagATACTGAGCTATTTCGAAAGGATCACACAAAAATTTCCCCAATAAAAGTCTATTGAGACTAGGGACGTCAAAGCCGCGTCGTCCTTTTTGTTGCAGCCAACCCTTCATGACTctgaaatcatagtcaactGTCAATAAGAACATTATAggtatgttttttttactaaagcaacaaatatatttattgtattgtcATACAGTTCTTTAGGGTTAAGCCAACCAAATAAATCACTCAacgttttttttgtcattgtCCTTTACAATTTCAGGGTATTCCAATTTAACACCAGGATCACATGTGAAGATAGGGCAGCAATAAGGAAACGAAGCGGTTTTATTTGTCTTTTCAGTGTCCAATTTACATTTGTCGTTCGCGAGTGGCAATGGGCCGCAGTCTTCAACGAGTTCCAAAAGCCTAAAAATAGGTTAACgatattacatatattttgtttaatgcaTCGTCTagagataaataaaatattacttgGCTTCATTTTCCTCATTTTGTACGCATGTAGATCGCCCGCAGAAAGGAGTCAAGTCCCAGGACTTTCCTGGCTCAACAGTAGCGCAACGAGTGGAAGCAAAGCACATCGCcggaaaatctaaaaattgaaaactcattcaattaattttttttaaatacgtatttattataatatatatattaatttatatttatgtataattgCAAGTAGCCATTTACGGTGTTGACCGttggcaaaataaataaattaataatgtaACTCGGTCGACAAAAGCTAATAATTGTCTTTTCCTTTTCAAACAGCCCACCTTTACTGGTAAATCACTGAgtccaaaaaaaacaacaaagaacGCTTTAGTCGAGgacctcgactatcagatgcCCGTTACTAAACAAAGGGAGTGGAAGGGAAATGAAATTATGCAAGCAGTGAATTCCatttcattatttgctcataactttttaaggggttatatacctttttagcgaaaaaattgagagaactttggattttttttcaggtgtgtagcaattattttatgacactgaagttattttttattgatagtacatgtttttatcgaaacaacaagcgtttgttcttgaaaaaatatgaataatttacgaagttatggcaattctctcggaaccctttttttgtatagcagcttgcggtgaccacgatggaagtccagcaggtcaattgaaatcaaaaaaccaaaaaaattttattagtatagtattgtttccagttcgtgaacgattattttcaagaatatttggttttttctgcatacagtaacaattttgatttttcgagttctaaaaattttattaaaaaattctgatctgcgaaatcaaaattggcgcataaaaactgaatcattcacgaactcggcacaatcattacaa
The genomic region above belongs to Drosophila takahashii strain IR98-3 E-12201 chromosome 4, DtakHiC1v2, whole genome shotgun sequence and contains:
- the LOC108062476 gene encoding uncharacterized protein isoform X1; the protein is MGFHFHFAILPLILTTIIAPFYIEAEQIITKDEATNVGEIRIFKRLIPADVLRDFPAMCFASTRCATVEPGKSWDLTPFCGRSTCVQNEENEAKLLELVEDCGPLPLANDKCKLDTEKTNKTASFPYCCPIFTCDPGVKLEYPEIVKDNDKKNVE
- the LOC108062476 gene encoding uncharacterized protein isoform X2; the protein is MYKLSISIAPFYIEAEQIITKDEATNVGEIRIFKRLIPADVLRDFPAMCFASTRCATVEPGKSWDLTPFCGRSTCVQNEENEAKLLELVEDCGPLPLANDKCKLDTEKTNKTASFPYCCPIFTCDPGVKLEYPEIVKDNDKKNVE